One segment of Rhodopirellula baltica SH 1 DNA contains the following:
- a CDS encoding protein kinase domain-containing protein, which produces MVQHDVNFPPDDPTEAVTTGVDDQDGQRHFGKYRLLSTLGTGGMGEVYLAEDVESGNQVALKLLRQQASSRLRLRRRFERESVVVQELEHDHIVPLLDSGIEDGTQYLVMRYIDGVTLADRISHLSGENINDTASFSSGMLNGTTDRPAGDDIAGLESDSFEFIANSIADIADALQEAHNNGVIHRDVKPSNLLFSSDDRIWLTDFGLAFTDDEKTALTVTGDILGTPAYMSPEQTSGVSSNVTAQADIYSLGVTLYEWATLQRAFSGTREQILNQVALGSHTPAGKCRTDLPKPLQAIIGKAMAVSPERRYATASELASDLRRFANHQTVSAKLPGWSERLFRWSERNPMVALASLIGMVTTIIAVIATISIYSGRLMSINTALDATNEELSRTNVELATSEEELRQYLYVADMTLAYQAYASHNFVEARKLLQKYAPKKDSSRDESMAHAKPHFAWQLLDRLTKEQPSALLTTHDGKANEVAVSNDGKLVLSVGEEGQLHVIDLEKQKVLHRHQVGNQLNAVALSPDNQRFVTGLNGSLGYNLVVVGDVQTGEVVESMVGHQNTIESVAYSLDGQYVASAERYRSVQIHNIEGELVERYESDTRNECLEFIGDHWNVALLENPEDTEARVFVWDKDTEKTYSLPTIVAPSSFAFSRPLRESGELRLVTCNSDMVQVVDGKERELVAYFEDIPGRIRCVDITDDGRYVCAGVDEGMILLWDLYQRTNGKRLIHTHVIQASEKGISSIKFVASDQGVPRIITSSLDGTVRLWDASDLIWKTPGSDLFASEQYRLHNTYTPSQGDSNVYVRFRGGIVGHYSHQSGVDDMRRIGNYPCEAGLAIALAPDGRRMAIGSSNGVVIADSITGEVETTIAPPEAEKTCRGLLFFDDLLVTLFNDRMLLHLADDLSFVDEFDTEDGNLLELCRVPNEDTLIVMGASHLYRFADQKLSLLERVDESEAYAGICFDSKGKQLLTSHHNRVIRIRSYPELEPIATLKGHRHNAIDHLFLDDDQTVVTSMVDSTIRFWDLKTERQFGNVGLGKPAFHNLQFIKEKNAIFAGHTDSPAIVLSASAE; this is translated from the coding sequence ATGGTTCAGCACGACGTGAACTTTCCACCTGATGATCCAACGGAAGCTGTCACGACGGGAGTCGATGACCAAGACGGTCAACGACACTTTGGCAAGTACCGCCTGCTCAGCACGCTGGGAACCGGAGGGATGGGCGAGGTTTATTTGGCCGAAGATGTGGAATCGGGCAATCAAGTCGCGTTGAAGTTGCTCCGCCAACAAGCGTCGAGTCGACTTCGTTTGCGCCGACGTTTCGAACGCGAATCGGTTGTCGTCCAAGAATTGGAACACGATCACATCGTGCCGTTGCTCGATTCAGGGATCGAAGACGGTACGCAATACTTGGTCATGCGGTACATCGACGGTGTGACGCTGGCAGACCGGATCTCTCATTTGAGTGGCGAGAACATTAACGACACGGCTTCGTTCTCTTCTGGCATGCTGAACGGAACGACTGATCGTCCAGCAGGCGACGACATTGCCGGTCTCGAATCTGATTCGTTCGAGTTCATTGCTAACTCCATCGCTGATATCGCCGATGCTTTGCAAGAAGCCCACAACAATGGCGTGATTCACAGAGACGTGAAGCCGTCCAACTTGTTGTTCAGTAGCGATGACAGAATCTGGCTGACGGATTTCGGATTGGCATTCACGGATGACGAAAAGACTGCGTTGACGGTCACCGGCGACATTCTCGGCACGCCCGCCTACATGAGTCCTGAGCAGACGTCGGGTGTATCATCCAACGTCACCGCACAAGCCGATATCTACAGTTTGGGTGTGACACTCTACGAATGGGCGACACTTCAACGAGCGTTCAGCGGTACGCGGGAGCAGATCCTCAATCAGGTCGCTCTGGGCAGTCATACTCCTGCGGGCAAGTGCAGGACTGATTTGCCGAAACCGTTGCAGGCGATCATTGGGAAGGCGATGGCGGTTTCACCAGAACGTCGTTACGCGACGGCGTCTGAACTCGCTAGCGATTTGCGTCGGTTTGCCAACCACCAAACGGTGTCGGCGAAGCTGCCCGGGTGGAGTGAGCGATTGTTTCGTTGGAGCGAACGCAATCCGATGGTAGCGCTGGCGTCTTTGATCGGAATGGTGACCACAATCATCGCGGTGATTGCCACAATCTCGATCTATTCCGGTCGTTTGATGAGCATCAACACAGCTCTCGACGCCACCAACGAAGAACTTTCGCGAACCAACGTCGAACTTGCCACCAGTGAAGAAGAACTGCGGCAATACTTGTACGTGGCGGACATGACGTTGGCCTATCAAGCTTATGCGTCGCACAATTTTGTCGAGGCCAGAAAGTTACTTCAGAAGTATGCCCCGAAGAAGGACTCCTCCCGCGATGAGTCGATGGCGCACGCGAAGCCGCATTTCGCTTGGCAATTGCTCGATCGACTGACAAAAGAACAGCCATCTGCTTTGCTCACGACGCATGATGGCAAAGCGAATGAGGTGGCCGTTTCCAACGATGGGAAGCTGGTTCTTTCCGTCGGCGAAGAAGGGCAGCTACATGTGATTGACCTCGAAAAGCAAAAGGTCCTGCATCGTCATCAAGTCGGCAATCAACTCAATGCCGTCGCGCTCAGTCCTGACAATCAGCGTTTTGTCACGGGGCTCAACGGCAGCCTTGGTTACAACTTGGTCGTGGTGGGCGACGTGCAAACTGGTGAGGTGGTGGAGTCGATGGTTGGGCACCAGAACACGATTGAGTCCGTGGCGTATTCGCTAGATGGCCAATACGTTGCCTCTGCAGAACGATATCGCAGCGTGCAGATTCACAACATCGAGGGTGAATTGGTTGAACGCTACGAAAGTGACACTCGAAATGAATGCCTGGAATTTATCGGGGACCACTGGAACGTCGCTTTGCTCGAAAACCCAGAGGACACTGAAGCGCGAGTGTTTGTTTGGGACAAAGATACGGAGAAGACCTATTCGTTGCCAACCATCGTAGCGCCCTCTTCGTTTGCCTTTTCACGACCGTTACGCGAAAGCGGTGAGCTGCGTTTGGTCACCTGCAATTCCGACATGGTTCAGGTGGTTGACGGCAAAGAACGTGAGTTGGTTGCGTATTTCGAAGATATTCCAGGCCGGATCCGCTGCGTCGATATCACGGATGACGGTCGTTATGTCTGCGCAGGAGTGGATGAAGGAATGATCCTCCTGTGGGATCTCTACCAAAGAACTAATGGGAAGAGACTCATTCATACCCATGTGATTCAGGCGAGCGAGAAGGGGATCTCGAGCATCAAGTTCGTGGCGAGCGATCAGGGTGTCCCGCGAATCATCACATCGAGTTTGGATGGGACAGTGCGTTTGTGGGACGCATCGGACCTCATTTGGAAGACGCCAGGCAGCGATCTTTTCGCGAGCGAACAGTATCGGCTGCACAATACTTACACACCAAGTCAAGGCGATTCCAATGTGTATGTTCGATTCCGTGGCGGCATTGTCGGGCACTACAGTCATCAGTCCGGCGTCGACGACATGCGACGCATCGGAAACTACCCTTGCGAAGCTGGACTCGCGATCGCTCTCGCTCCTGACGGGCGGCGGATGGCAATTGGCAGTTCGAACGGGGTTGTGATTGCGGATTCGATCACGGGCGAAGTTGAGACGACGATTGCCCCGCCTGAAGCAGAGAAAACCTGCCGAGGTTTACTCTTCTTCGACGATTTGCTCGTCACGCTTTTCAACGATCGAATGCTCCTGCATCTCGCCGACGACTTATCCTTTGTGGACGAGTTCGATACGGAGGACGGGAATTTATTGGAGCTTTGTCGCGTTCCCAATGAAGATACCTTGATCGTCATGGGGGCAAGCCATCTCTACCGTTTCGCCGATCAGAAGTTGTCGTTGTTGGAACGTGTGGATGAGTCCGAAGCGTACGCGGGAATTTGCTTTGATTCCAAGGGGAAGCAATTGTTGACGTCACATCACAACCGCGTCATCCGAATTCGGTCCTATCCAGAGCTCGAGCCCATCGCAACTTTAAAAGGGCACCGTCACAACGCGATCGACCATTTGTTTTTGGATGACGACCAGACGGTTGTGACATCGATGGTTGACTCGACGATCCGGTTTTGGGATTTGAAAACTGAAAGACAGTTCGGGAACGTTGGCCTTGGGAAACCTGCTTTTCATAACCTTCAATTCATCAAAGAGAAAAACGCGATCTTCGCTGGTCATACGGATTCACCCGCCATCGTGTTGAGTGCATCGGCGGAATAG
- a CDS encoding AAA domain-containing protein produces MSSRSRKARSKAKSQREGKTAFKNSDAGSFGDGILSGGKKNGAGPSKVGLENLNVPYPAGLPTDRPLDPEDYFEQLAIWLDLEAEAERARLAKLRQIRSQRDVESTGQAIVGLDMVDYHTGLAGRYLLDLAKPGGKDLPMNRLKVGSPVVLSMDDDPSDEGIAGVVSRRKNHSIQIATDSFPIRDQDDLKKKGVGKHGKSGQRPAVVSDRFRLDMSPDETTRLRQLAAMAKAQEIRGRSGKLRDVLLGIKTPRVDGNPIDTHDIDPESFQFELNDIDFRTELNPPQRDAVAFAMMADDVAIIHGPPGTGKTTTIAEIIAQSVERGERVLACAASNTAVDNLLERLVRLMPNVVRVGHPARVFESLQEHTLDALVESDPTSTVIKDLRRELDQILREANRPIREGGGRERKQRAELFNEAGRLRGMIRSQERSIVRAVIDRADVICTTTTIDEELLSDQSFDLVVVDESCQCTEPGMWQAILRADRLILAGDHCQLPPTVLSDDAARIGMRDSLMQRLVHRYGEKIYRRLTVQYRMNESIMRFSSDHFYDGTLIADASVKRHLLCDLPNVEENDFTSEPLLLIDTAGAGYEEELEPDGQSKLNHGEAKVILQLVKQLADLGVTGDQIAVIAPYAAQVRNLRMRLDLDGIEIDTVDGFQGREKEVVLITMTRSNPDGEIGFLSDQRRSNVALTRAKRKLIVVGDSATLCNHEFYSELFGYFEDAGAYHSVFTLDGH; encoded by the coding sequence ATGTCATCACGTTCGCGCAAAGCCCGCTCGAAAGCCAAGTCCCAAAGAGAAGGCAAAACCGCGTTCAAAAACTCCGATGCCGGCTCCTTTGGCGATGGAATTCTGTCCGGCGGCAAGAAAAACGGTGCCGGCCCGTCCAAAGTTGGCTTGGAAAATCTAAACGTCCCCTATCCCGCCGGTTTGCCAACCGACCGCCCGCTCGATCCCGAAGACTACTTCGAACAACTCGCCATTTGGCTGGATCTAGAAGCCGAAGCCGAACGAGCCCGCTTGGCCAAACTGCGTCAAATCCGGTCGCAGCGTGATGTCGAAAGCACCGGACAAGCCATCGTGGGACTCGACATGGTCGACTACCACACCGGATTGGCGGGACGCTATCTGCTCGACTTGGCCAAACCCGGCGGCAAAGACCTGCCGATGAACCGTTTGAAAGTCGGATCACCGGTCGTGCTATCGATGGACGACGATCCGTCGGACGAGGGCATCGCGGGAGTCGTCAGCCGTCGAAAGAATCACTCAATTCAAATCGCGACCGATTCCTTTCCAATCCGAGATCAAGACGATCTGAAGAAGAAGGGCGTGGGCAAACACGGGAAGTCCGGCCAACGTCCCGCCGTCGTCTCCGACCGGTTCCGATTGGACATGTCGCCGGACGAAACGACTCGACTTCGGCAACTCGCCGCGATGGCCAAGGCCCAAGAAATTCGCGGCCGCTCGGGAAAACTGCGTGATGTGTTGCTCGGAATCAAAACACCACGCGTCGATGGTAATCCGATCGATACACACGACATCGATCCAGAGAGCTTTCAGTTCGAACTCAATGACATCGACTTTCGGACCGAGCTCAATCCGCCACAGCGTGATGCAGTCGCATTCGCAATGATGGCTGATGACGTCGCGATCATTCATGGTCCTCCGGGCACCGGCAAAACGACCACCATTGCCGAAATCATCGCTCAGTCGGTCGAACGTGGTGAACGAGTCCTCGCGTGTGCGGCTAGCAACACGGCGGTCGACAATTTACTGGAACGTCTCGTTCGTTTGATGCCCAACGTGGTTCGTGTCGGTCACCCAGCTCGCGTCTTTGAGTCGTTGCAAGAGCACACGCTCGATGCATTGGTGGAATCGGACCCGACCAGCACCGTCATCAAAGACCTCCGTCGCGAGCTCGATCAAATCCTGCGAGAAGCCAACCGGCCGATCCGCGAGGGCGGCGGTCGAGAACGAAAACAACGCGCCGAGCTGTTCAATGAAGCCGGGCGTCTTCGCGGCATGATTCGGTCTCAAGAACGCAGCATCGTTCGTGCGGTGATCGACCGAGCCGATGTGATCTGCACCACAACAACCATCGACGAAGAACTGCTCAGCGATCAATCGTTCGACTTGGTCGTCGTTGACGAATCATGTCAGTGCACCGAACCGGGCATGTGGCAAGCGATCCTCCGAGCTGATCGGTTGATCTTGGCCGGCGACCATTGTCAATTGCCACCAACCGTCCTGTCCGATGATGCCGCTCGAATTGGCATGCGAGATTCATTGATGCAGCGTTTGGTACATCGATACGGTGAAAAAATCTATCGCCGACTGACGGTTCAGTACCGCATGAACGAATCGATCATGCGGTTCAGCAGCGATCACTTCTACGACGGAACCTTGATCGCTGACGCGTCCGTGAAACGTCATTTGTTGTGCGACCTACCCAACGTCGAAGAGAACGATTTCACCAGCGAACCGTTGCTTCTGATCGACACCGCCGGTGCCGGATACGAAGAAGAATTGGAACCTGACGGGCAAAGCAAACTGAATCACGGCGAAGCCAAAGTCATCCTGCAACTCGTTAAACAACTCGCCGACCTCGGTGTCACCGGCGATCAAATCGCGGTGATCGCTCCCTACGCTGCCCAAGTGCGCAACCTCCGCATGCGATTGGACCTCGACGGGATCGAAATCGATACGGTCGATGGATTCCAAGGACGCGAAAAAGAAGTTGTGCTGATCACCATGACTCGCAGCAACCCAGACGGCGAAATCGGGTTCCTGTCCGACCAACGCCGCAGCAACGTGGCACTCACACGAGCCAAACGAAAACTGATTGTGGTTGGCGACAGTGCTACACTCTGCAACCACGAATTCTATTCCGAACTGTTTGGCTACTTCGAAGACGCCGGAGCGTACCACAGCGTGTTCACTCTCGACGGCCACTGA
- a CDS encoding DUF1294 domain-containing protein codes for MTLALIIAAETFFASVLTAVLYWKDKRAAREKARRIPEKTLLLASVLGGWPGGYLAGQKLRHKTSKLSYRIQFVIAAVIHVISVAGILWWGLR; via the coding sequence GTGACGCTCGCACTCATCATCGCCGCTGAGACGTTTTTTGCCAGTGTGTTGACCGCGGTTTTGTATTGGAAGGACAAACGGGCGGCTCGGGAAAAAGCTCGGCGGATCCCGGAGAAGACGCTGTTGCTGGCCAGCGTGCTGGGCGGTTGGCCCGGAGGCTACCTCGCTGGCCAGAAGCTAAGACACAAAACGTCGAAGCTTTCGTACCGGATCCAGTTTGTCATCGCGGCGGTCATCCACGTCATTTCAGTCGCCGGAATACTGTGGTGGGGGTTGCGCTGA
- the aroB gene encoding 3-dehydroquinate synthase codes for MQPTLPQPIDLMTEPIESIEVSLGDRSYPIWISTGLTESAEQPHFAKHFQAAVGDCTHVVLIHDAAVSNTIASRVEKQLEQAGIRITSISIPSGETSKSVSKLESIWNVMLESGTDRRSVVVAVGGGVVGDLAGFAAASFTRGLRFVQVPTTLLSMVDSSVGGKTGINLPGGKNMVGSFWQPQMVWIDTQSLSTLPDRDFISGMAEVIKYGVIEDAEFFCWLQDKAARLIEKDPETLRYAIRKSCESKARVVAEDERETSGRRAILNYGHTFAHAIEATAGYGVCLHGEAVSIGMQMAAHLAIDMELCDRSLLEEQTAVLSAAKLPLAWKDADPEKMLPVMSHDKKVSHGKLRFVLPDRIGHVAMVGDVPSEKVIAAILACRDEPN; via the coding sequence GTGCAACCAACTTTGCCCCAACCCATCGACCTCATGACCGAACCGATTGAATCAATCGAAGTCTCACTTGGTGATCGCAGCTATCCGATTTGGATCTCCACTGGATTGACCGAATCCGCCGAGCAACCTCATTTCGCGAAACACTTTCAAGCTGCCGTTGGCGACTGCACTCACGTCGTGCTAATACACGATGCCGCGGTGTCAAATACGATCGCTAGCCGAGTGGAAAAACAACTCGAGCAGGCCGGCATTCGCATCACCAGCATCTCGATTCCTTCGGGGGAAACGAGCAAATCGGTTTCAAAACTCGAGTCGATTTGGAACGTGATGTTGGAATCGGGGACAGATCGTCGCAGCGTCGTCGTCGCGGTCGGTGGCGGAGTCGTGGGTGACTTGGCCGGGTTCGCCGCGGCATCCTTCACACGTGGATTGAGGTTCGTGCAGGTTCCCACCACTTTACTTTCGATGGTTGACAGCAGCGTCGGTGGCAAGACGGGAATCAACCTGCCCGGCGGCAAGAACATGGTTGGCAGTTTCTGGCAGCCTCAGATGGTTTGGATCGACACGCAGTCGCTTTCGACGTTGCCCGATCGCGATTTTATCAGCGGCATGGCGGAAGTGATCAAGTACGGCGTGATCGAAGACGCCGAGTTCTTCTGCTGGTTGCAAGACAAAGCCGCCAGGTTGATTGAGAAGGATCCTGAAACTCTTCGGTACGCGATTCGAAAAAGTTGTGAATCGAAAGCTCGTGTTGTCGCCGAGGATGAGCGTGAAACATCAGGGCGTCGAGCGATCCTGAATTATGGTCACACGTTCGCTCACGCAATCGAAGCGACCGCAGGATATGGAGTTTGTCTGCACGGTGAGGCGGTGTCGATCGGAATGCAGATGGCGGCTCATTTGGCCATCGACATGGAACTGTGCGACCGATCTTTGCTAGAAGAACAAACCGCGGTGCTGTCCGCCGCGAAATTGCCGCTGGCATGGAAGGATGCGGATCCCGAAAAGATGCTTCCTGTCATGTCGCACGACAAAAAAGTTTCACACGGGAAGCTGAGGTTTGTGTTGCCCGACCGAATCGGACACGTTGCCATGGTTGGTGATGTTCCCTCCGAGAAAGTCATTGCGGCGATCCTTGCCTGCCGCGACGAGCCCAACTGA
- the nusG gene encoding transcription termination/antitermination protein NusG: MPILPFEPDCYPDDLIDQEESLDSPWWLLYTKSRQEKAVIRKLRDAGVPHYAPMVKQRFRSPAGRMRESFVPLFSTYVFLRGDDQARYEAICTGSVLKASEIVQVPDLIEDLQQIRSLIVMGVPLTIESQLQPGEHVRVKNGTFAGYEGTVIRRENETRLLVFVRFMEQGVSVKLEDCQLEKID; the protein is encoded by the coding sequence ATGCCCATTCTGCCTTTTGAACCCGACTGCTACCCGGACGATCTGATCGACCAGGAAGAATCCCTCGATTCGCCGTGGTGGTTGCTGTACACCAAATCTCGGCAAGAGAAGGCGGTGATTCGTAAACTGCGCGACGCCGGTGTGCCGCATTACGCACCGATGGTCAAGCAGCGTTTTCGATCGCCGGCCGGAAGGATGCGAGAATCGTTCGTGCCGTTGTTCTCGACCTACGTCTTTCTTCGAGGCGACGATCAAGCACGTTACGAAGCGATCTGCACGGGCTCGGTTTTGAAGGCGTCGGAGATTGTGCAGGTTCCCGATTTGATCGAGGACCTGCAGCAAATTCGTAGTTTGATCGTGATGGGCGTGCCCTTGACGATCGAAAGTCAACTGCAGCCTGGCGAGCATGTTCGAGTGAAGAACGGGACCTTCGCGGGTTACGAAGGCACGGTCATCCGCCGTGAAAACGAAACTCGCTTGCTCGTGTTTGTTCGATTCATGGAACAAGGCGTCAGTGTGAAACTCGAAGATTGCCAGCTCGAGAAAATTGACTGA
- a CDS encoding FAD-dependent oxidoreductase gives MQGAPQLAAPSVVDVPSAKRLVIVGGGMAAHGFCKRVIGSTQRSRFAISVYGEEPRPAYDRVNLSSLLSGRPESDLLLSPREWYEANDIDLHTGRRITRIDLQRQQIHDDQGGVQSYDHLVLATGSYPWVPPISGSDSPGVFVYRTIDDLEAIQRYVREHGAKTSAVIGGGLLGLEAAKVITDLGLATTILEVAPGLMPRQLDAQAAKVLREKVESLGVDVHVTRRTKAIEPRDGRLTLQFENAEPSQVDIVLVAAGIRPRDELARDAGLELGPRGGIAVNRRLETSDPHVFAIGECAAVDGHIHGLVAPCYRMADVLAARLAGEQTEFVDSEEAVELKLLGVPVITLGKAIGESTSGVVVTHDGKNGYRKLILEQGRVVGAASVGEWDDVNLIRMSVAQHKRLWPTQRVRFQRTGMPYAGGTGLQIHQWPGHATVCSCMGITRHQLGMAIADGHGTAAQLSAATGAGTACGTCTNLLCELVGEGPEQVNVRGSKVVLVTSVLAACLALALFLTPPLPFATSVQDSWRKIDLFWRDGFIKQVTGFSLLFLMLAALVFSLRKRVKRISFGEYGWWRAAHAAIGTAMLFGLIVHTGVRMGSNLNFVLSLTFMLLALVGGLAGIASSLESKLSGDSAMFMRAWRPKLTWIHIALFVPLPALLAGHVFSVYWY, from the coding sequence ATGCAAGGTGCTCCTCAACTCGCCGCTCCTTCCGTCGTCGATGTTCCATCGGCGAAGCGGTTGGTGATTGTCGGGGGCGGGATGGCCGCACACGGTTTTTGCAAACGAGTCATCGGCAGCACCCAGCGTTCGCGATTCGCGATCTCGGTCTACGGCGAAGAACCACGTCCCGCGTACGATCGGGTGAACCTTTCATCCTTGTTGTCGGGGCGTCCCGAATCGGATTTGTTGCTCTCGCCCAGAGAATGGTACGAAGCCAACGACATCGATCTGCACACGGGACGTCGCATCACGCGAATCGATCTCCAGCGCCAACAGATTCACGATGATCAGGGAGGCGTCCAATCGTACGACCACCTTGTGCTGGCGACTGGATCTTATCCGTGGGTGCCACCCATTTCGGGTTCCGACAGTCCCGGAGTGTTCGTCTATCGCACGATTGATGATTTGGAAGCGATTCAGCGGTACGTTCGCGAACACGGTGCCAAGACATCGGCTGTCATCGGTGGTGGATTGCTGGGTTTGGAAGCTGCGAAGGTGATCACGGATCTTGGACTGGCGACCACCATTTTGGAGGTTGCTCCCGGATTGATGCCACGGCAGTTGGATGCACAAGCCGCGAAGGTATTGCGAGAAAAGGTTGAGTCTTTGGGCGTGGATGTTCACGTCACACGACGCACGAAAGCGATCGAACCGCGAGACGGAAGACTGACGCTGCAGTTTGAAAACGCAGAACCGAGCCAAGTCGATATCGTTTTGGTCGCCGCGGGGATCCGTCCTCGCGACGAACTGGCTCGTGACGCTGGTTTGGAACTCGGTCCGCGAGGTGGCATTGCGGTGAACCGGAGATTGGAAACCAGCGACCCTCATGTTTTTGCAATTGGGGAATGCGCCGCTGTTGATGGCCACATCCACGGTTTGGTGGCTCCTTGTTATCGGATGGCTGATGTTCTGGCCGCGCGTTTGGCCGGCGAGCAAACTGAGTTCGTTGACAGTGAAGAGGCCGTCGAACTGAAGTTGCTCGGCGTTCCGGTCATCACGCTCGGCAAGGCCATCGGCGAGTCGACGTCGGGAGTTGTCGTCACCCACGACGGCAAAAACGGCTATCGAAAATTGATTTTGGAACAGGGCCGTGTTGTTGGCGCAGCATCGGTCGGCGAGTGGGACGACGTGAATCTGATTCGCATGTCCGTCGCTCAACACAAACGGTTGTGGCCAACCCAACGTGTTCGTTTCCAACGGACGGGGATGCCCTATGCCGGTGGCACCGGACTTCAGATCCATCAGTGGCCAGGACACGCGACGGTGTGTTCCTGCATGGGAATCACGCGACATCAACTCGGGATGGCGATTGCCGATGGACACGGCACTGCGGCGCAGTTATCCGCTGCGACTGGAGCCGGCACGGCCTGTGGAACCTGCACGAATTTGCTGTGCGAATTGGTTGGCGAAGGACCCGAGCAAGTCAACGTCCGAGGCAGCAAAGTCGTATTGGTCACCTCGGTTCTGGCTGCATGCTTAGCGTTGGCTCTGTTTTTGACGCCTCCGCTTCCGTTCGCCACCAGTGTCCAAGATTCTTGGCGGAAGATTGACTTGTTTTGGCGTGATGGCTTTATCAAACAAGTCACCGGGTTCTCGCTGTTGTTTTTGATGTTGGCTGCGCTTGTTTTTTCGCTACGAAAACGAGTCAAGCGAATCAGCTTTGGTGAATATGGATGGTGGCGGGCAGCTCACGCAGCGATTGGAACGGCGATGCTGTTTGGACTGATTGTCCACACCGGTGTTCGAATGGGGAGCAATCTGAATTTTGTTCTCAGTCTCACGTTCATGCTGCTTGCCCTGGTTGGTGGTTTGGCCGGCATTGCTTCATCGCTCGAATCAAAACTGTCAGGCGATTCCGCCATGTTCATGCGTGCTTGGCGACCCAAGTTGACTTGGATCCACATCGCGTTGTTTGTACCGCTGCCAGCGTTGTTGGCCGGTCACGTCTTTAGCGTGTATTGGTACTGA